Genomic segment of Sulfitobacter faviae:
CGGGCGACCTCATATTCGTCCTTGTAGCTCAAGAGCTTGTGATACCCCAAGGCCACCGCCGCCTTGACGTCACGGTCCTCGATACCGTCGAGCATCTTGGTATAGCGTTTGGCCAGTCCCTTGCCCTGATAGTCGGTCAGGTGGTTCTCACGGAAGGCGATCTTCTCCCCCAGCGATTTGGGCAGTTCGACCACGTTATCGGGCTGGCTCACCGCTCTAGCATCTTCAGGGTAGAGCACGGCCCAGCGACCGATCTCGAAGGCTCGTTTGTTGCGCTCCACCGCCGCGCCGTTCATCTCGATCGCCTGCATCAGGCTCTCGAACGTCAGCGGCAGCAGGCCACGCTGCCACGCGGCACCGAAAATCATCATGTTGGAGAAGATCGAGTCGCCCAAAGTCGCCTTAGCGAGATCCGAGGCATCGAACATCGTCACGTCATCCTTCAGCCGCGCCTCGAGCGCGAGGCTCAGCCGGTCGTAGGGCATCTGAAACTCGGTGTCGCGGGTGAAGTCGCCGGTGATGATCTGGTGCGAGTTCACCACTGCACCGGTACGGCCCGCGCGGGTCAGACCCAGCGTCTTGTGGCCAGCCGAAACCACCAGATCCCCGCCGATGAGCGCATGCGCCTCGCCGGTGGCCACGCGGATCGCGCTGATGTCCTCGGGGCGTTCGGCCAGACGGCAGTGGATATGCACCGCACCGCCCTTCTGGGCGAGGCCCGCCATCTCCATCATGCCCGCGCCCTTGCCGTCGAGCTGTGCCGCCTGCGCCAGGAGCGCGCCGATGGTCACGACGCCGGTACCGCCCACGCCGGTGATGACGACGTTATGGGTGCCGTCGATCTTGGGCAGGTCCGGCATCGGCAGGTCGGGAATGCTGAGATCGGTGGTCGGATCTTTCCGGATCTTGGCGCCTTCCAGCGTCACGAAAGAGGGGCAGAACCCGTCGAGGCAGGAGAAATCCTTGTTGCACTGCGACTGGTCGATGGCGCGTTTGCGGCCCAACTCGGTCTCGTTCGGCACCACGGCCACGCAGTTCGACTGCACGCCGCAATCGCCGCAACCCTCGCAGACGTCCTCGTTGATGAAGACGCGTTTGTCGGGGTCCGGGAACAGCCCGCGCTTGCGGCGGCGGCGTTTCTCGGCGGCGCAGGTCTGGATGTAGACGATGGCCGACACGCCCTTGTGCTTGCGGTAGGCCTTTTGCACGTTCGGCATCTCGGCGCGCTCATGAATTTCCACGCCCTTGAAGCGGGCAAGGTCCACGTCTTCCTTCTGGTCATAGACCACGGCGACGTTCTTCACGCCCATGGCTTTCAGCTCTTCGACGATGCGATAAGCGTCGAGATCGCCCTCGTTGTGCTGGCCACCGGTCATGGCGACGGCATCGTTGTAGAGGATCTTGTAGGTGATGTTGGTCCCGGCCGCGATAGCCGCACGGATCGCCAGCACGCCGGAGTGGTTGTAGGTGCCGTCGCCGAGGTTCTGGAAGACATGTTCGGTGTTCGAAAACGGCGCCTCGCCGATCCAGTTCGCGCCCTCGCCGCCCATATGGGTGAAACCCGTCGTCTCGCGGTCCATCCACTGCACCATGTAGTGACAGCCGATGCCCGCATAGGCGCGGGAGCCATCCGGCACCTTGGTCGAAGAGTTATGCGGGCAGCCCGCGCAGTAATACGGCAGGCGGGCTGCGATATCCTCGGCATTGTCCGAGCGGCGCGCTTCGTTGAGCGCCTCAAGGCCCGCGCGGATGCCATCGGTCTCGCGGCCTTCCTCCAGCAGGATGCCGCCGATCTTCTCGGCGATCAGGATGGGGTCGAGCGCGCCGCGCGTCGGGAACAGCTCCTCGCCATGCTCCATGCCCGCACCACCCTTGTGCCAGCCGTAAACCCGGCGGTGCGTGTCGTTGAAGAGCGCTTCCTTGATCTGCACCTCGATCAGCTTGCGCTTCTCCTCGACCACGACCACCAGATCGAGCCCATCGGCCCAATCATGGAAACCCTGCATGTCGAGCGGGAAGGTCTGGCCGATTTTGTAGGTGGTGATTCCGAGCCGCTCGGCCTCGTTCGCGTCGATGTTCAGCAGGCTCATGGCGTGCACGAGGTCGAGCCAGTTCTTGCCCGCCGCGGCAAAGCCGATCTTGGCCCCGCGCTTGCCCCAGACGCGTTTGTCCATCTTGTTGGCATGAGAGAACGCCTCGGCCGCGAAGCGCTTGTAGTCGATCATCCGCGCTTCCTGCAGATGCGGCGTGTCGTTCAGCCGGATGCTGAGGCCGCCGTCGGGCATGTCGAACTCAGGGAGCACCAGCTTCATCCGGTTCGGATCGCCGTTGACCACGCTGGTGGCCTCCACGGTGTCCTTCATGGTCTTGAGACCGACCCAGAGACCCGAGAACCGGCTGAGCGCCCAGCCGTAGATGCCGTAGTCGAGGATTTCCTGAACACCGGCAGGAGAGACCACGGGCATATAGGCATCGACCATGGCCCATTCGGACTGGTGTAGCACGGTGGAGGATTCGCCGGTGTGATCGTCGCCCATGGCCATCAGCACACCGCCATGGGGCGAGGTGCCCGCCATGTTGGCATGGCGCATCACGTCGCCGGTTCGGTCCACGCCCGGCCCCTTGCCGTACCACAGGCCGAAGACGCCGTCGTATTTACCCTCCCCGCGCAGTTCCGCCTGCTGACTGCCCCAGAGCATGGTCGCGGCGAGGTCTTCGTTCAGCCCCGGCTCGAAGCGCACGTTATGCTCGGCCAGCTTCTTCTCGGCGCGCTGCATTTGCAGATCCACGCCCCCCAGCGGGCTGCCCCGGTAGCCGGTGACATAGCCCGCGGTATTCAACCCCGCGGCGCGATCCCGTGCCGATTGCATCATCATCAGCCGGACCAGCGCCTGCGTGCCGTTCAGCAGCACCGGGCTCTTGTCGAGGTCGAAACGGTCGTTCAGTGAAATCTTTTGCGTCGTCATGGCGGGCCCTCCCTAGCACGTCAGTCTTGCATGATTGCCCGGATTATAGGTCACAGTTGCTGACCTGTATAGCAGTTATTCCGCAACGGCAGTCCCGCAGGCGACGGTTTGTGCTGTTTTCTCCCGGCTATTAAGGTAGGAGAAAGGCTGGGCAAGGAAAGTACGGGCCATGGATTGGGACAAACTCAGAATTTTTCACGCCGTGGCCGATGCCGGGTCGCTGACCCATGCGGGGGACAAGCTCAACCTGTCGCAATCCGCCGTCAGCCGACAGATTCGCGGGCTCGAAGAGCAGCTCAACACCAACCTCTTTCACCGACATGCGCGCGGGCTGATCCTGACCGAACAGGGGGAGCTTTTGTTCGACGCGACCTCGGCCATGGCCAAACGCCTTGACGCCGCCGCCGCACGCATCCGTGACAGCGAAGAAGAGGTCTTTGGCGAGCTACGTGTCACGACGACGACCGGCTTCGGCACCCTTTGGCTCGCCCCGCGTCTGCCCAAACTCTACGAGCAATATCCCGACCTCAAAGTCGACCTGATGCTCGAAGAACGCGTGCTTGACCTCCCGATGCGCGAGGCCGACGTGGCGATCCGCATGAAGGAACCGAGTCAGGCCGATCTGGTCCGCAAACGGCTGATGTCCGTGCGCATGGGCCTTTACGCCAGCCCGGAATACCTCGAAAAACACGGCACGCCCGCGCGGATGGAGGATATGACCGATCACCGGCTGATCTGTCAGAACACCGACAGCGATCAGGTCGGCGCGGGGCTGCAACTGGT
This window contains:
- a CDS encoding LysR family transcriptional regulator, with the protein product MDWDKLRIFHAVADAGSLTHAGDKLNLSQSAVSRQIRGLEEQLNTNLFHRHARGLILTEQGELLFDATSAMAKRLDAAAARIRDSEEEVFGELRVTTTTGFGTLWLAPRLPKLYEQYPDLKVDLMLEERVLDLPMREADVAIRMKEPSQADLVRKRLMSVRMGLYASPEYLEKHGTPARMEDMTDHRLICQNTDSDQVGAGLQLVKELMMYDLRSLLTVNNYFGVLQGVVHHLGLGVLPNYLIQDFPHIVQVMPDIESAEVPVYLAYPEELRQSKRVAAFKDFVQEEIITYRKQWRERVEGEG
- a CDS encoding indolepyruvate ferredoxin oxidoreductase family protein, translating into MTTQKISLNDRFDLDKSPVLLNGTQALVRLMMMQSARDRAAGLNTAGYVTGYRGSPLGGVDLQMQRAEKKLAEHNVRFEPGLNEDLAATMLWGSQQAELRGEGKYDGVFGLWYGKGPGVDRTGDVMRHANMAGTSPHGGVLMAMGDDHTGESSTVLHQSEWAMVDAYMPVVSPAGVQEILDYGIYGWALSRFSGLWVGLKTMKDTVEATSVVNGDPNRMKLVLPEFDMPDGGLSIRLNDTPHLQEARMIDYKRFAAEAFSHANKMDKRVWGKRGAKIGFAAAGKNWLDLVHAMSLLNIDANEAERLGITTYKIGQTFPLDMQGFHDWADGLDLVVVVEEKRKLIEVQIKEALFNDTHRRVYGWHKGGAGMEHGEELFPTRGALDPILIAEKIGGILLEEGRETDGIRAGLEALNEARRSDNAEDIAARLPYYCAGCPHNSSTKVPDGSRAYAGIGCHYMVQWMDRETTGFTHMGGEGANWIGEAPFSNTEHVFQNLGDGTYNHSGVLAIRAAIAAGTNITYKILYNDAVAMTGGQHNEGDLDAYRIVEELKAMGVKNVAVVYDQKEDVDLARFKGVEIHERAEMPNVQKAYRKHKGVSAIVYIQTCAAEKRRRRKRGLFPDPDKRVFINEDVCEGCGDCGVQSNCVAVVPNETELGRKRAIDQSQCNKDFSCLDGFCPSFVTLEGAKIRKDPTTDLSIPDLPMPDLPKIDGTHNVVITGVGGTGVVTIGALLAQAAQLDGKGAGMMEMAGLAQKGGAVHIHCRLAERPEDISAIRVATGEAHALIGGDLVVSAGHKTLGLTRAGRTGAVVNSHQIITGDFTRDTEFQMPYDRLSLALEARLKDDVTMFDASDLAKATLGDSIFSNMMIFGAAWQRGLLPLTFESLMQAIEMNGAAVERNKRAFEIGRWAVLYPEDARAVSQPDNVVELPKSLGEKIAFRENHLTDYQGKGLAKRYTKMLDGIEDRDVKAAVALGYHKLLSYKDEYEVARLLITSRDKARAQFDGDFNMTFHMAPPLISKMGPNGRPQKREFGQWLEGPLRVMAKFKGLRGTPLDPFGYTAERKMERALIKQYEADMAEVLPNLTDQTRDAIVALAELPLQIRGFGPVKQANEAKAAKRREELLAVIRAGGTATAKAAE